The Eremothecium cymbalariae DBVPG#7215 chromosome 8, complete sequence genome has a window encoding:
- the MRX8 gene encoding translation initiation/elongation factor MRX8 (similar to Ashbya gossypii AEL095C) has translation MCATKTQLLTSKVLRSSPSNLKDIILRTEVKHRPPLEPEIHTKCIKQISSISKKTPKLTLSADLFEQYNKEFARVSPNELSKVNSFFNSSMVKFEWACSSFLAIPGENLKRDIKLRQKEEEKLIADTANFIDSIKVPGSSPVFCDDDHLPKKPRKRYPGKTDGIPFELLNGLPEVAFLGRCNSGKSTLLNNLTTGFQRVKLNAYARASRRPGFTKTINCFNVGNKLRLIDTPGYGVKGTKEQGTLTMDYLRERKELRRTFVLISADLGFTPLDTMIIDFLVTHGIPFELVFTKMDKVKNVKRIHSIIQNSGILNLPVLPQITFLNSTTNKQFQKRYGVDQLRYLIFQACNLKPGTLPSKSAKL, from the coding sequence GAAGTTAAGCATAGACCACCTTTAGAGCCAGAGATACACACTAAATGTATTAAGCAAATCAGttctatttcaaaaaagactCCAAAATTAACGCTTTCAGCTGACCTATTTGaacaatataataaagAGTTTGCTCGAGTATCTCCTAATGAACTTTCAAAGGTTAACTCCTTCTTTAACTCCTCGATGGTGAAGTTCGAATGGGCGTGTTCCAGTTTTTTGGCGATTCCGGGAGAGAATTTAAAGAGAGATATCAAGCTCCgccaaaaagaagaagagaagcTTATAGCTGACACTGCAAACTTCATAGACTCAATAAAAGTTCCAGGTTCATCTCCAGTTTTttgtgatgatgatcaCCTGCCTAAAAAACCGAGGAAGCGTTATCCTGGCAAAACCGATGGGATACCTTTTGAATTATTGAACGGTCTGCCTGAAGTTGCTTTCTTGGGTCGCTGTAATTCTGGAAAATCCACattattgaacaatttAACAACTGGGTTCCAAAGAGTTAAACTTAACGCCTATGCTAGGGCTTCCAGGAGACCAGGTTttacaaaaacaattaattgttttaatGTGGGAAATAAGTTGAGACTTATAGATACCCCAGGATATGGTGTTAAAGGTACAAAAGAACAAGGCACCCTAACAATGGACTATTTACGTGAAAGGAAGGAACTTAGGAGAACTTTCGTTTTGATTTCTGCCGATCTAGGTTTCACTCCTTTGGACACTATGATAATCGACTTTCTAGTAACTCATGGGATTCCATTTGAATTAGTTTTTACAAAAATGgataaagttaaaaatgTGAAAAGAATACATAGCATTATTCAGAACAGTGGAATCCTAAACCTACCTGTTCTACCACAAATCacttttttgaattctacAACGAACAAGCAATTCCAGAAGAGATACGGAGTTGATCAACTACGCTATTTGATATTCCAAGCATGTAATTTAAAACCGGGCACTCTCCCCTCGAAGAGCGCAAAACTTTGA
- the GAR1 gene encoding H/ACA snoRNP pseudouridylase subunit GAR1 (similar to Ashbya gossypii AEL096W), with amino-acid sequence MSFRGNSRGGRGGSRGGFGGRGGFGGRGGRSSVPQGPPDSVLEMGAFMHDCEGDVVCRSINTKVPYFNAPIYLENKTQVGKVDEILGPLNEVFFTVKCSEGVKASSFKDGDKFYISPDKLLPIERFLPKPAVVGPKPKRKRTGGAPGGRGGRGGSRGGFSGRGGSRGGFSGRGGSRGGFSGRGGGSRGGFGSRGGFRGGSSRGGSRGGRGGWGF; translated from the coding sequence ATGAGTTTTAGAGGTAATAGTAGAGGCGGCCGTGGTGGTTCTAGAGGCGGCTTTGGAGGCAGAGGTGGTTTTGGAGGCAGAGGTGGTAGATCATCGGTCCCACAGGGCCCACCGGACAGCGTATTAGAAATGGGTGCTTTCATGCATGATTGTGAAGGTGACGTTGTGTGCCGTTCCATCAATACCAAGGTTCCGTATTTCAATGCACCAATTTACTTGGAAAACAAGACGCAAGTTGGTAAGGTCGATGAAATTTTGGGCCCATTAAACGAGGTATTCTTCACTGTTAAGTGTTCTGAAGGTGTCAAGGCTTCGTCATTCAAAGACGGTGataaattttatatttctcCTGACAAGCTATTACCaattgaaagatttttGCCAAAACCAGCAGTTGTTGGACCAAAACCTAAAAGGAAGAGAACTGGTGGTGCTCCAGGTGGCCGTGGTGGTCGTGGCGGCAGCAGAGGCGGATTTAGTGGTAGAGGCGGTTCTAGAGGCGGATTTAGTGGTAGAGGTGGTTCCAGAGGTGGTTTTTCTGGCCGTGGTGGCGGTTCCAGAGGTGGTTTCGGAAGCAGAGGTGGTTTTAGAGGTGGTAGCAGCAGAGGCGGCAGCAGAGGTGGTCGTGGTGGTTGGGGATTTTGA
- the URA1 gene encoding dihydroorotate dehydrogenase (similar to Ashbya gossypii ACL035C), which yields MFSRRFSKRMVFPFRIPKYFVSNMEVPLQASVTSGASKFLLYGSSIACGTIIGFYFMNSRSAIHEYVLCPLLRLVTPDGENGHRMGIWFLKWGLAPRLLFDKDDKVLAVDVFGTRMTNPIGCAAGLDKDAEAIDGISHSGFGYVEVGTVTPLSQPGNPKPRFFRLPQDEAVINRYGFNSSGHNVVFGNITERVNRFIKSYFRDQEVDTLALYKNKLLGINLGKNKDGDEVKDFVKGVEKFQALADVLVINVSSPNTPGLRDLQHEGKLVELLSQVVAKRDSLIDQGNALGAKTHKPPVLVKIAPDLTEPELQSVAEAAKKSKVDGIIVSNTTIQRPDTLYTKEETINNQAGGLSGKPLKPFSLQALRTISKYTKDSGLILVGCGGISSGQDAIEFAKAGATFVQLYTSYAYRGPGVVARIKDEVTEQLKMEGKTWMQIIGEDNI from the coding sequence ATGTTTTCCCGGCGTTTTAGTAAGCGTATGGTATTTCCCTTTAGAAtaccaaaatattttgtgTCTAATATGGAAGTCCCATTGCAGGCATCAGTTACTAGTGGAGCATCGAAGTTTTTGCTTTATGGCAGCAGCATAGCATGTGGCACTATCATTgggttttattttatgaaTTCGAGGTCGGCTATCCATGAATATGTGCTATGTCCTCTTCTCAGGCTTGTCACACCAGATGGTGAAAATGGACACAGAATGGGCATTTGGTTCTTGAAGTGGGGACTGGCTCCAAGGCTATTGTTCGATAAGGATGATAAGGTATTAGCTGTAGATGTATTTGGAACGAGAATGACTAATCCGATTGGCTGTGCTGCTGGTTTGGATAAGGATGCTGAGGCCATTGACGGAATTTCACACAGTGGGTTTGGTTATGTTGAAGTTGGTACTGTTACCCCACTATCTCAGCCAGGGAACCCGAAACCAAGGTTTTTTAGACTACCTCAGGACGAAGCTGTCATCAACAGATATGGGTTCAACTCTTCTGGTCACAATGTGGTCTTTGGCAATATTACTGAACGTGTTAATAGGTTCATAAAGTCATACTTCAGAGACCAGGAAGTCGACACTTTGGCACTATACAAAAATAAGTTGTTAGGTATTAATTTGGGCAAGAACAAGGATGGAGATGAGGTTAAGGACTTTGTAAAAGGCGTGGAAAAGTTTCAAGCACTAGCAGATGTTTTAGTTATCAACGTATCCTCTCCAAACACGCCAGGTTTAAGAGACCTGCAACATGAGGGCAAGTTAGTTGAACTCCTGTCACAGGTTGTTGCTAAAAGAGATTCTTTGATCGACCAGGGCAATGCATTGGGGGCCAAAACTCACAAACCCCCTGTGCTGGTCAAGATTGCCCCCGATTTGACCGAACCTGAGTTACAATCTGTTGCGGAAGCTGCAAAGAAATCCAAGGTTGATGGTATCATTGTTTCAAACACTACAATCCAGCGACCAGACACCCTGTATACAAAAGAGGAGACAATAAATAACCAAGCTGGTGGTCTTTCTGGAAAGCCATTGAAGCCATTTTCGTTACAGGCATTAAGAACAATTTCTAAATACACAAAAGACTCTGGATTGATTTTGGTTGGTTGCGGAGGTATTTCCTCGGGCCAAGATGCTATCGAATTTGCAAAAGCTGGGGCTACATTTGTCCAGTTATACACTTCATATGCCTACAGAGGTCCTGGTGTAGTTGCTAGAATCAAGGATGAAGTTACTGAACAATTGAAGATGGAAGGCAAAACATGGATGCAAATTATTGGAGAGGATAACATTTAA
- the UTP7 gene encoding Utp7p (similar to Ashbya gossypii ACL034W), whose translation MALKKVSKFPSDTKSISENVAKFHRNSSGSNYKKTKDKKLRAGLKRIDDQYKDAVATAAATDYLLPESQGYLEAEDEMEKTFKVSQAEIKQSVDVTTANKALDLKLNDFGPYQISYSKNGTHLLIAGRKGHIVSFDWRKGELRAELHLQETATAATYLQNEQYFAVAQKKYTFIYDHEGTELHRLKQHIEVKHMEYLPFHYLLATAGQTGFLKYQDVSTGQLVAEIRTKLGPTISMAQNPWNAVVHLGHSNGTVTLWAPNMSTPLVRLLSARGPVTSMAIDRTGYYMATTGADKSLKIWDIRNFKELHSVENLPTPGMNVRISDTGLLAVSRGPHVTLWKDSLKHGSSNRPYFTSSGLKNRNTPYMSHIFEGNKVNSIEFVPFEDLLGVGHQKGVTNLIIPGAGEANYDALEINPYETVKQRKEQEVRSLMNKLPADSIALDPNVIGTVDNRASHLRLTAKDLTEVTVQETNKSKTNSDIPQVNPDIKSKNSGLRTFLRKKTQNVIDERKLRVQKQLQREKEGRQRRLNITRGEIAEDDKDFVDEALGRFS comes from the coding sequence ATGGCATTGAAGAAGGTTTCGAAGTTTCCTTCAGATACTAAAAGTATTAGCGAAAATGTGGCTAAGTTTCATAGGAACTCATCCGGTTCCAATTATAAGAAGACTAAAGATAAGAAGCTTAGAGCGGGCCTAAAACGAATTGATGATCAGTATAAGGATGCTGTTGCTACTGCGGCAGCAACAGACTATCTGTTGCCTGAATCTCAAGGTTATTTGGAAGCGGAAGATGAGATGGAAAAGACATTTAAAGTTAGTCAAGCCGAGATAAAGCAGAGTGTGGATGTCACTACGGCTAACAAGGCATTGGATCTTAAGCTAAACGATTTTGGGCCTTATCAGATTAgctattcaaaaaatggtACTCATTTGCTAATAGCTGGTCGCAAGGGGCATATTGTCTCTTTTGATTGGAGAAAAGGTGAACTACGTGCTGAATTACATCTCCAAGAGACCGCTACGGCAGCGACTTACCTACAAAATGAGCAATACTTCGCGGTTGCGCAGAAGAAATATACATTCATATACGATCACGAAGGCACTGAACTTCATCGTTTAAAGCAGCATATTGAGGTAAAGCACATGGAATATTTGCCCTTTCATTATCTACTTGCTACAGCGGGCCAGACTGggtttctaaaatatcagGATGTCTCGACTGGTCAATTAGTTGCTGAAATAAGAACTAAACTGGGGCCTACAATCTCTATGGCACAAAATCCGTGGAATGCAGTAGTTCATCTAGGTCACAGTAATGGTACTGTCACTCTATGGGCTCCTAATATGTCGACTCCGCTAGTTAGGTTGCTGTCTGCCAGGGGACCAGTAACCAGTATGGCTATTGATAGAACGGGATATTATATGGCTACTACAGGTGCTGataaatctttgaaaaTTTGGGATatcagaaatttcaaagaGTTGCATTCCGTTGAAAATCTGCCAACTCCAGGTATGAATGTTAGGATATCAGATACTGGATTGCTAGCTGTGAGTAGAGGCCCTCATGTGACATTATGGAAAGATTCCCTGAAGCatggttcttcaaatagACCATACTTTACATCTAGTGGTCTAAAGAACAGAAACACACCCTATATGTCTCATATATTCGAAGGGAACAAGGTCAATAGTATTGAATTTGTTCCATTTGAAGACTTACTCGGAGTTGGGCATCAAAAAGGAGTTACAAATCTAATTATTCCAGGTGCTGGTGAGGCCAATTACGACGCTTTGGAAATCAACCCATACGAGACTgtaaaacaaagaaaagaacaagaggTTAGATCCTTGATGAACAAATTACCTGCAGATTCCATTGCGTTGGATCCAAATGTCATCGGTACTGTGGACAATCGTGCTTCCCACCTGAGACTTACAGCCAAGGATTTGACTGAGGTTACTGTTCAGGAAACAAATAAATCTAAGACAAACAGCGATATTCCACAAGTTAATCCTGATATCAAAAGTAAGAACTCTGGGTTACGTACCTTCCTTCGTAAGAAAACTCAAAATGTTATTGATGAAAGGAAATTGAGAGTTCAGAAGCAACTACAGCGGGAAAAAGAAGGTCGTCAGAGAAGGTTGAATATCACCAGAGGAGAAATCGCCGAAGATGACAAAGACTTTGTTGACGAAGCATTAGGGAGGTTTAGTTGA
- the RPN2 gene encoding proteasome regulatory particle base subunit RPN2 (similar to Ashbya gossypii ACL033C) — MSVITAAPLLALLRESDNTVKSYALKSINDVVDQLWSEVSNDITDIEALYEDSKFQDRKLAALVASKIYYNLGEYESAVKYALAAEEYFDINEKSRYVETIVSQSIELYIKLSSEKYGSNGEELDKQLVGIFERMLSKCVSAGEYKLALGIALESYRLDVVSRILNQQTSETSALKLITYVLVAATTTVNNTYFRLNILHELFEILIKLKSPDYFAISKIIVNLNESDLARRLFKKLVAEENFEIAYQIAFDLVTSASQGLLNDLVTSLSSESYDSKLVEILSGIPTCDFYNTFLFQNKNVRLGLLNKSKLALDGKFSLFHTAVSVSNAFMHAGTTDDTFIRLNLQWLGKAQNWAKFTATASLGIIHQGNLSEGKKILEPYLPGSRSSSRYIKGGSLYGLGLIFAGYGKEIIGYLKQQILENSSNASDEDVDVLLHGASLGIGLAGMGSNNTEIYEALKEVLYADSANSGAAAALGIGLTMLGSGDKAVLDNLFTYAQETSHGEITRGLAVALALVNYGREELADELIKKMLHHENDFLRYGAVYMIALAYAGTSNNKAVKKLLHVAVSDSNCDVRRAAVTGLGFILIRDYTTVPRIVELLSESHNPHVRCGTAFALGVACAGRGLQSAYDVLEPLTNDPVDFVRQAAMISLSMILIQQTEKTNPKVKEVNEQFRSVISNKHQEGLAKFGACVAQGIMNAGGRNVTIQLENSEMGTLNTKSVIGLAMFTQFWYWFPLSHFLSLAFTPTSIIGVRSQDLAIPKFSFNCHTKEGIFDYPTRFEEDVDKGVEKVATAVLSTTAKAKARAKKSKKDKVLEPEKLKEDPKSEKDVKEKKEVEVIEEEVKIKYTSSSYKVDNMSRVLPQQLKYIVFAKEERFTPVRKFKGSNGVIVLSDKTPDEPAEIIKTVRQEKDVEAPLPTPFKINEELEF, encoded by the coding sequence ATGTCTGTTATTACTGCTGCTCCTCTGTTAGCATTGCTAAGAGAGAGTGATAATACTGTAAAATCTTATGCCTTAAAATCCATTAATGACGTTGTGGATCAGTTATGGAGCGAGGTATCTAACGATATTACTGATATCGAGGCGCTATATGAAGATAGCAAATTTCAGGATCGTAAATTAGCTGCCTTAGTGGCATCTAAAATATACTATAATTTGGGGGAGTATGAGTCTGCTGTGAAATACGCTCTCGCAGCAGAGGAATACTTtgatattaatgaaaagTCTAGGTACGTGGAAACTATTGTTTCTCAAAGCATTGAGTTGTATATCAAATTGTCTAGTGAAAAATATGGTTCCAATGGGGAAGAACTAGATAAGCAGCTTGTTGGTATTTTTGAGAGAATGCTTAGCAAGTGTGTTTCAGCTGGTGAATACAAGTTGGCTCTAGGAATAGCATTGGAGAGTTACCGTCTTGATGTCGTTTCAAGGATTTTAAATCAGCAAACATCAGAGACAAGCgctttaaaattgattaCTTATGTTTTAGTTGCTGCAACAACCACTGTGAACAATACCTATTTTAGATTGAACATCTTACATGaactttttgaaattttaattaaattGAAGTCGCCAGACTATTTTGCTATATCTAAGATTATTGTCAATTTAAATGAATCTGACTTGGCTAGGAGGTTGTTCAAAAAATTAGTTGCAGAGGAGAACTTTGAAATCGCATACCAGATTGCATTTGATCTAGTTACCTCAGCTTCACAAGGCTTACTAAATGATTTGGTTACATCTTTGAGTTCTGAATCTTATGATAGCAAGCTTGTCGAAATCCTCTCGGGAATCCCAACCTGTGATTTTTATAATACGTTCTTGTTTCAGAATAAGAACGTTCGCTTGggtttgttgaataaatCCAAACTAGCATTGGATGGCAAATTCTCATTATTCCACACAGCTGTCAGTGTATCTAATGCCTTCATGCATGCGGGTACCACTGATGATACATTTATTAGATTAAACCTTCAGTGGTTAGGAAAAGCGCAAAATTGGGCCAAGTTCACTGCTACTGCTTCTTTGGGGATTATCCACCAGGGCAATTTATCAGAAGGTAAGAAGATTTTAGAGCCTTATTTACCGGGTAGCCGCTCATCTTCTCGGTACATCAAAGGCGGTTCATTGTATGGTTTAGGATTAATATTTGCTGGCTATGGAAAAGAGATCATCGGCTACTTAAAGCAGCAAATTTTAGAGAATAGCTCTAACGCTAGTGATGAGGATGTTGATGTATTGTTGCATGGTGCTTCTTTGGGTATTGGTTTAGCTGGTATGGGTTCGAATAATACAGAAATCTATGAAGCTTTGAAAGAGGTGCTATACGCGGACTCTGCAAACTCAggcgcagcagcagctttGGGTATTGGTTTAACAATGTTGGGTTCTGGTGATAAAGCTGTCCTCGACAACTTATTTACGTACGCACAGGAAACTTCCCATGGTGAAATAACGAGGGGTCTAGCTGTTGCTCTAGCGTTGGTCAATTATGGCCGTGAAGAATTAGCAGACGAATTGATTAAGAAGATGTTGCATCACGAAAACGACTTTTTACGTTATGGTGCTGTGTACATGATTGCTTTGGCCTATGCTGGGACTAGTAATAACAAAGCTGTAAAGAAATTATTGCACGTGGCAGTTTCTGACTCAAATTGTGATGTCAGAAGAGCTGCTGTTACTGGCTTaggttttattttaattcgTGATTACACTACTGTTCCAAGAATCGTTGAGTTGTTGTCTGAGTCTCACAACCCTCATGTTCGTTGTGGGACTGCATTTGCATTAGGTGTTGCTTGTGCTGGTAGAGGATTACAAAGTGCTTATGACGTTTTGGAGCCATTAACTAATGATCCTGTGGACTTTGTTCGTCAAGCTGCTATGATTTCTTTGTCAATGATCTTGATTCAACAAACCGAAAAAACTAATCCGAAAGTGAAAGAAGTTAATGAACAATTTAGATCTGTTATATCTAACAAGCATCAAGAGGGTTTAGCGAAGTTTGGTGCATGTGTTGCTCAAGGAATCATGAATGCAGGTGGCCGTAACGTCACAATCCAATTGGAGAACTCCGAAATGGGTACTTTAAACACCAAGTCTGTTATTGGATTAGCTATGTTTACCCAGTTCTGGTACTGGTTTCCTTTGTCCCACTTTTTGTCATTAGCTTTTACACCAACGTCAATTATCGGTGTTCGTAGCCAAGATTTGGCcattccaaaattttcatttaacTGCCACACTAAGGAAGGCATTTTTGACTATCCAACAAGATTCGAAGAAGATGTTGACAAAGGGGTTGAAAAGGTCGCAACAGCTGTGTTATCAACTACCGCTAAGGCTAAAGCAAGAGCTAAGAAGTCCAAGAAGGATAAAGTACTAGAGCctgaaaaattaaaggaaGATCCGAAATCTGAAAAAGATGTtaaggaaaagaaggaagttgaagttattgaagaagaagtgaAGATTAAGTATACATCCAGCTCATATAAGGTTGATAATATGTCACGTGTACTGCCACAACAGCTCAAGTACATTGTATTTGCCAAGGAGGAACGGTTTACACCTGTTCGGAAGTTTAAAGGTAGCAATGGTGTTATAGTGTTGTCAGACAAAACACCAGATGAACCTGCAGAAATCATCAAGACCGTAAGACAAGAAAAAGACGTAGAAGCACCGCTACCTACACCTTTTAAGATAAATGAAGAGTTAGAGTTTTAG
- a CDS encoding uncharacterized protein (similar to Ashbya gossypii ACL032C), translated as MASPQEINNLQSTFQRALNFSGSPGAVSTSPTPSFMNTVPQRMNVVKPSKALKPFSSGDIKILLLENVNQTAIDIFNDQGYQIEFHKSSFSEEELIAKIADVHAIGIRSKTKLTAKVLEHAKNLVCIGCFCIGTNQVDLESAAKLGVAVFNSPFSNSRSVAELVMGEIISLARQLGDRSIEMHTGTWNKVSHGCWEIRGKTLGIVGCGHIGSQLSVLAEAFGMHVLYYDIVTIMALGSAKQVPTLNELLNRSDFVSLHVPATEETNNMFSAPQMAAMKDGAYIINASRGTVVDIPSLIQAMKVGKIAGAALDVYPNEPAKNGSGAFSDELNPWVSDLVSLPNIILTPHIGGSTEEAQSAIGVEVATALSKYINEGNSVGSVNFPEVSLRPLDLDQENTVRVLYIHHNVPGVLKTVNNILSDHNIEKQFSDSNGDIAYLMADISNVDQSDIKDVYDKLNATEYKISIRLLY; from the coding sequence ATGGCATCACCTCAAGAAATAAACAACTTGCAAAGCACGTTTCAGAGAGCTCTGAACTTCAGTGGCTCACCAGGGGCTGTTTCAACATCACCAACGCCATCATTTATGAACACAGTACCGCAGCGCATGAATGTTGTGAAGCCATCGAAGGCTTTAAAGCCATTTTCCAGCGGTGAcatcaaaattttgttgttggaaaATGTGAATCAGACGGCCATTGACATTTTTAACGATCAAGGTTACCAAATTGAGTTTCATAAATCATCGTTTTCAGAGGAGGAGTTGATCGCTAAAATTGCTGACGTACATGCCATTGGTATTAGATCGAAAACTAAGCTGACAGCTAAAGTTCTGGAACATGCTAAGAACTTGGTCTGTATTGGTTGCTTCTGTATTGGAACTAACCAAGTCGATTTAGAATCTGCGGCTAAGTTGGGTGTAGCTGTTTTTAATTCCCCCTTCTCTAACTCTAGATCAGTTGCAGAACTGGTGATGGGTGAAATTATCTCTTTGGCCAGACAGTTGGGTGATAGATCGATCGAAATGCACACTGGTACGTGGAACAAAGTCTCACATGGCTGTTGGGAGATCAGAGGCAAGACTTTGGGTATCGTTGGCTGTGGCCATATTGGTTCACAATTATCTGTTCTTGCAGAAGCCTTCGGTATGCACGTATTATACTACGACATTGTCACTATCATGGCCCTTGGTAGTGCCAAACAGGTTCCTACTTTGAACGAATTGCTGAATAGATCGGACTTTGTTAGTTTACATGTTCCAGCTACTGAGGAAACTAACAATATGTTTTCTGCCCCACAGATGGCTGCCATGAAAGACGGTGCCTACATCATCAATGCATCACGAGGCACTGTCGTCGATATACCTTCTCTAATCCAAGCAATGAAGGTTGGAAAGATTGCAGGTGCGGCTCTGGACGTATATCCAAACGAGCCTGCGAAGAACGGTTCCGGTGCTTTCAGCGATGAGCTAAACCCTTGGGTCTCTGATCTTGTATCTTTGCCCAACATCATCCTTACTCCGCACATTGGTGGTTCCACGGAGGAGGCGCAGAGTGCAATTGGAGTTGAAGTCGCAACTGCATTGTCCAAATACATCAACGAGGGTAATTCAGTTGGATCCGTGAACTTCCCTGAGGTCTCCTTGAGACCCCTCGATCTTGACCAAGAGAATACTGTCCGTGTCTTATATATCCACCACAACGTTCCTGGTGTCTTGAAGACTGtcaacaatatcttgtCCGATCACAATATCGAGAAACAATTTTCTGATTCGAATGGTGATATCGCTTACTTAATGGCTGACATTTCAAATGTTGACCAGAGCGACATTAAAGATGTCTACGACAAATTGAACGCAACAGAATACAAGATCTCCATAAGATTACTCTATTGA